The genomic DNA ACAGACAGTGGCTCCAAGCTTGTAGGACTCTCGTACGTGGTAGCCCTAGAGGGCGATACGCCGCCAGAAGGATTCACCGGCTCCAATGACCAGTGGCACCGTCACCAAAAATGGTGCATGGATCCCGAACAGGGCAATATAAGCCTGGCGGCAGATGTCTTGACCGACGCAGAATGTGCAGAACTTGGGGGCAGGGTGCTTATTAACCCAGACTTATGGATGCTACACAGCTGGGTGGTGCCCGGCATGGAAAATGACTGGGGGCTGTTTGCCAGTGCCCACCCTGGACTGCCCTACAAGGCTGGAGACGAAAGCTTTGTACCCCAGCCGTCAACTGGCAACTAATAAGCTGCCTTTTTAAGTATTTTTAGGGATTCGTTTCTTGGGTGGAGTCTCTGGCTCGACATTGACGTGCACTTCGTCTGGCACGGCTTTTCGGACCCGTCGCTTTATTTGGTCTATGATTTTTTCGATCTTGTCAGTGGTCAGGTCGTCTTGCAGGTGAATTTCCATGTTAGCCAGCAGCTTGTCTGACCCCAGCATCATAGTCCGCAGATCTAGCACACTCTGCACCTCGGGGCTTTTTAGGGTTGCCTCGCGGATGAGTTGTTCGGTCTCTAGTGGGGCGCTACGGCCGGTTACCCACCCTTTGGTGGTAAATATTAGGACCAAGGCCAGTACGAATAGCATCACACCAATGGACATGGCGCCCACACCGTCAAAGCGCGCATTGTCAGTAATGCCATAAATGATCAGCGAAGTCAGCCCAAACAGTGCCGCCAGTGTGCCCATGGCATCCAGCACGATAGTTGTCTTGGGTGCCACCGATGATGATTCAAAAAATAGTTTGGGCAAGTGGCGCCACGGCCTTTGACCGGCTAGCTTGTGAAGGCTCAGTTGCAAGGCGTAGCCGTTGGTACAGACTGCAAAAATCAAAACAACGTAGGCAAAAGTTACGTTTTTTACAGGCTCGGGATTCAGGAAGGCGTGCAAGCCAAAGTAAAAAGACAGGCTGGCGGTGACGCCAATGATCAGGAAGGTGGACATGAGCGCCCAAAAGTACTGTTCTTTGCCGTAGCCAAACGGATATGTGCGGTTAGAGCGTTTTTTCGATCGCTTGAAACCAATCAGCAGCATGCCCACAGCCGCTAGATCTGCCAGGCCCTCCATGGCCTCTGCTAGCATAACTACGCTGCCTGTTATGACAGCAACGGTTATATTGATAAGTACGTCTAGCGTATCCACAAAGAGTGAAGTAAGCAGCACTCTTTTTGTAGTGACTGGCCGTCGTTTCATGTTCTTCGTACCATTGTACAGTACGGCAGCGGCTACGCGAGCGAGTAATTCTGCAGCAAAAAGTTCTACCGGTGGTGCTGCGAAATTGTACGGTGACTTGGTTACCTAGGGAGTGCTTTGCTCGAAAAGCGCTGCCAGGTAGTTTGGATTGCGGGTGCTTTGTTTGGTGCCCACTTGGTTGAAGCCTTGTTTTTCATAGTAGGCACACAGTCCGGCATTTCGGGAGTCGCAGTCCAGTCGCAGGAATTGGCGGCCGCTTTCGGCGGTTTGGGCGAGCGCCCAGTCAATAATACGCTTGCCCAGATTCTGGCCCCGCGCACTGGCTGCAACTGCTATTCTGTGCAGATACAGAGCATCTCCGGGTCGTTCGGTCCAGCTTTTATCTTCTGTTTGCAGCGCCACCGTGCCCAAGGCTTCGGCACCACTTTTTACAAGGTAAATTGGGCAAAGGGCAATAAGTTCTGCCGCCTCTTTGTCAGAGTAGTCTTCTGAGCCCCAGGTCTCATCACCATGCTCGACTTTGTAATGCATGGCATCGGTCAGAAGGCCTGCCAGCAGGTGGGCATCGGAATCTGTAGCAAGGGTAAATATGAAGTCGTCAGGCTGTTTGTTTGATTTCATCTCTTCATCATACCAGGGGAATAGAATATAATTATACTTAGTAATATAAACGAACTATAAAGGCCGTATGAAATCCTTCATCTCCGCTGTGTTAGGTTGTGTCCATACCATTCTTATCGTGGGTGTATTGGCTGCGCTCATATACTACTTTTACTTTGGTCACGATGACTCAACTGCCGAGTTCTTGGTGTGGAAATTCTTGATAGTGACGCTGTTAACGGATTTTCTGTATACCGTTCTTCACCTGTTTAGACGGCCAGCGCCTCAGAGGGATATCAGCTTTGACCCGGCCAAGCTTTCGATTGTTATTGCCTGTTACAACGGCCAGGACATCATTGGCAAGACTATAGAGAACTGTCTGCGTCATGTACCGGCTCAGCAAATCATCGTTGTGTCGGATGCTTCTACCGACAACACCGCGGAGGTTGCTCAATCTTATGGCGTGAGAGTATCGGTCAACCGTCGAAACATCAACAAGGCCTTTAGTATCAGCAGTGTTATGAAACACATTACAACTGACTATGTGCTGATCTTGGATGATGACACATTAGTAGGCGATATTGTTATTCCTACTAGTTTACTGGACGAAGGCTATTCGGCCGTAGCCTTCAATGTCATGCCTATGTCACATCCCACGCTCGTAAACAAACTGCAGCAGTTTGAATATAGAAAAAGCATGTTCTTTGGTAAAAGCTTGCGGGCCGAGAGTGGTGCTATCGGCAATATTTCTGGTGCTATTGGGCTGTATCGAACAAGTGACTTGGTGTTTCAGGCCAACATGCATTCCGGACAGTTTGGAGGCGAAGATCAGCAAAGGACGGCGCTGGTACACATTTACGGCAAAGGCAAGGGCGTAACCTACAGCGACCAGGTGGTGCTCACAGAACCACCAGCCACGCCAAAAGCCCTCTTTCGGCAGCGGGCCTTCCGGTGGAATCTGTCATTGCCCGAGCTCTTTTCTATATATGGCCGTATTTTATTTAGCCCGCGGCATCACTATTTGCTCAAGATAGAAAAAGCCTACCAGGTTTTTTTGTATACTACTGATCCCTTCAGAGTGACCTTTATGTGGGCGAGCTTGCTGTACCCTAGGAAACTCGTGGTCTTTTATATTTTCTATAGCTTGCTGTCCACGGCGGTATGGCTCAAGCTGGAACGCCGAGACCCATTCTGGGTGGTTCTGCTGTTTCCGCTGTATAGACAGGCAGAGACTGTTTGTCGCCTGATAGCACATTTTTATTGGCTGAAGATTAAGTTTATCTACCTCTTTCGCGAAAAGTTTCACAAATACGTCACTGGCAGGAAGGTGGCCTTTGAGTATTCACTTGTTTTTGTGATCATCTGTGTGGTCTGGGTGGTTTCTACGGTGCGCTCAACGTCGCGCATCTCGGTCATGAGGACAAATTCTAAACAGCCAGTTGCCACTGAAGCACCTCCTGACATAATAATTGATCGCAAAACTGCCGAATCTGATATAGATCGGTATGGTACCATCGATACTGAGCCGCAATTGAAACCAGTAAAAGAACCCAATATACCCTAGGACACTATGATTACAAAGAAAGACCCCACCACCAGTAAAGCCCATGTGCTGTTTAGGGATGTGAGTATTTTCTTGTGCCTCGTGTTGGCACTGGCGTCTTTGGTGGTCGGAAACACCTATATAAACAAGCCAAAGACTGCCAAAGAAGAAAAACCCCATGCGTTGGGTGCTACACATACAGTGGAGCTGCCGCAAGTAGACCACAAGGGGATCTGGCTCTGGAAGTCGCCGACGGACTTGTCGGACGAGGACATGCGAAACATCTTTGGCGTGCTAGCCGAGGATAAGATCAACACTGTTTATATTGATATCAGTGGTTATATTGACTCCTATGAAAACCCTGACCCAGCCATAAAGCAAGCAAAAACTCAGGAGCTGCAGAGTAATATGAGGGTCTTTGTGCGTAGCGCATCTAGCTATGGGATCTCGGTACAGGCCTTGGCCGGCCAAACCACGTGGGGCTTTTCGTCCCATGCTTACATTCCATCAGTGTTCGTTGACTTTGTGCATACCTATAATCTGGCCGTGTCCGACAACGAGAAACTTTCTGGGCTCCAGTTTGACATAGAAAGCTATAATAACGCTGCCTTTAAGCCAGACGAGAAGAGCGGCCTGATCCAGTATCTAGGCATGGTGGATGCCACTGTGCAGAAGTATAAGGATACACAGAGTACCTATATGCTGGGGTTTGCGGTTCCGTACTGGTTTGACAACGAAAACGGCAATATTCCTGAGATCACAAGCAAAAAGAAAACAGCGCCCGTGGCCTACCATCTACTTGATACCCTCAACAGCATAAACGCTGGTTACATTGTTATCATGGACTATCGGAATACGACCGATGGCAAAGACGGTTCAATTGCTCATGCCCAAAACGAGGTTGTCTATGCGTCCAAGTATGCACCCAACACCAAAATCATCATTGGTCAGGAGACAACAGATGTGCAGCCGGCCAAGATTACTTTTTACGGAAAAGACGGCCCCAGTCTTATCGGGGCGCTCGATCGCATCTCTAATTCTTTTGATTCCTATACGGCATACCATGGCGTAGCCATACACGACTACTACGGCTATGCTGCTATCCGCAAGAAACTACCAGAGCAATAGGTGCTATCGCGCCCACTGCGTCGTGACTCTGCCGGACCTGAATCCCGAAACTACACCCCTGTTATAAAGATTTGGGTGAAGTTGCCGTCTCTGTTGGGGTGAAGTAGACTTTCATTTTCACCTACCTCTGTTAAATTGAGTTTCGGGATTCAGGTTGCCGGACGTTGACTTAATTTAAAAATAGTGCTATAATTATTTTTTATATAACATTTGGCTGACAGTCAGCTCACAATGGGCTTGCTTTGTTTGTGAGAATCTATTCAAGGAGTTTCTATGCAGGCACATGACATTTTGCCAATTACTGCGTTCACTATTATTACCTACGGCACAGTAGCAGCTTTTGCTATTGGGTCTAAGATTGTTGCGCGACTTCTGCAAAAAAGACGGACGACAAAGTGACCACCCTCACTATTATTGTTCCTGCTTATAACGAAGCCGACGGATTGGCTAAGACACTCGATTCGTTGTTGGCGCAGACGGTTCCAGCTGATCGCATTATCGTTGTAAACGATTATTCAACAGATGACACATTAAAAATTGCTACATTGTATGCCAAACGCGGCATCGAAGTACTGACGCCACCACAGAACCTGGGGTCTAAGGCAAAAGCCCAAAACTTTGTGCTGCCCCATGTAGACACTGACTTGGTTTTGCCCATTGACGGCGATACCACTCTGGACCCGGACTATGTAGAAAAATTGCTGCCATTTTTTGACGACCCACTCGTTTCGGTTGCTTCGGGCTGCGTGTTAACGCAGCGACAAGAATCGCTCTGGGAAAAGGCTCGGCAGCTTGAATACTTGTTCGGCTTTCATTTTTATCGTTCTATTCAGCAGAGCGTTAATAGTATTACTGTTTGTTCTGGCTGCTGCACTGTTTTCCGTAGGGAATTTCTGGTAGAAGGATTTCCAGAAACGACTCTGACTGAAGATATCTACTATACCTGGAATCAACACATAGCTGGGCGTAAAGCGGTGTATGTACACGATGCTATCGCTCGCGCTGCAGAGCCAGTCAATTTTATGTATATGAACAAACAGCTCAAGAGGTGGAAATGCGGTTGGTTTCATGGGTTCCGTTTGCAATTTTGGCAACTTGCCAAAAACAAGCCTATGGTAGCGCTGTGGGCCATGCTCCAATTCCTGGAAACGTCATTGGCGCCCGTCGTGATTGCCCTGCCTTTCGTGGCCTACTTCGCGTGGGATGTGTCACTTATCGAGGTCATACTGTGGTGGCTGCTCGGCGACCTCATAACGTTCTGGCCGCCAGTAATATACGGCTGCTGGAAACGAAAATACCCTCTGTGGCGAGCTATAGTCTCGTACCCCACGTGGTATATGCTAAAGGCTATCAACGTGCGATGGGACGTGCACATGTGTGTGCGGGAGATGATACTTGTGCCGCTTGGCCTAAGAAAGCCTTTCACGGTGTACGAGCGCGGCAAGGCGTAGGGATATGAATTACGCCGTCAAGGCTGAGTCGTCGTATTCCTTGCTAAGCTTCCAGAGCAGCTCGAAGATCTGTCGCTGTCCGTCGGCGATATGTTGGTTGTAGATCTCTATGCCATATATGTCGTTCTTTTTCCAGTCATAGTAGGCAACTACGTCGTTGTAGATGACCGTGGAATGCCGAATGGCAAATACGTCGTCGGATATTTGTCGACCTTGCCAGTTCTTGAGGCGTTCGTTTTGGTGCTGACTGTACCAAGCTTGTTGGGTAGACAAAAAGTGGTTACCTACGATGCTTCGTGACGTCAGTCCTTTGCTATTGCACTTTTCTACCCAGCGCTTAAAAAAGGCGGCATTGGTTTTGGACTGCATATTCTCGTACAGGAGAGTTAGGTTTTCTGAAGTTGAGTTGGTCTGATTCCAGAGCATCTGCCGGAACCCGTCCTCGCCCTGATAGAATTGCACATGAGTTTTGACGCTAGATTCTGCGGTAGGCGCAGATTCGTGTAGCCGCAGCATCTCGGCTTGCAGGTCTAGTAACTGCTGCTCACGCTTGCTCAGCAAGATTTGTAGGTTGGTTAGGGGCGCTGCTTTGTATAATTTACGCTTATACAGTTCTTCTTCCTCTATAAGATAGTGTTCTTTGAGGGAGTCCAAGAGGCGATAGATACGTGTTCGCTCTACTTTGGCATTGCGTGATAGCTGTAGCAGGCTTTGGGGGCCATGCTCCTGCAGGGCCAGGTAGATATTGGCAACCTCTGGATCTAGACCAAGCTTGGCAAAATATTCGTGCACAGTGGCAGTATCGTGATTCATGTCCCTTATTGTCTAACGGTTGTGCGCTCATGCGCAACCGATTTATAGATACTTGTATAAGTAATATTATTGCAGTGTACGACAAAAAGTGTCGTAGTAAACGGAGTAAGATACCCATGTCAGAATTTGATAAATCATTACGGACAGAACAGTTTATAGATGCAGACTTTACAAACTGGTATACCCAAGGATCCCCGCTAGTGTCAGGGGCTGGGGCGAACCTGCCAGAAACACTGCAGGGGTTTGAGGGGCAGGAGGTTGTCGACTTCGAGACACAGTTGGCGGACACTATAGTTGACGCGCACGAACCACGTAACCCTTACCACGGGCTGCAACACTCGCAGCGCACTACAGAAAATGCCTATGACGCCTACGGGGCGTTTCAGAATTTTCACAGTATTAAGCTGCCGGATGGCTTTTTGCAGCCTGTACTGATTGGTACTGCCGCTCATGATCATGCACATCCTGGAGCAACATTCTTTGCCGATGCCGACCCGGACCGGGTGCCACCCGGTGCCAACAAGGACATGGCGGTCGAGTGGTATACCGCCAAACTGACGGCCGAGAGGGTGAAAGGAATGGGTGGTACCGTGGAGCAACAAACGGTTGCCGCTTATATACCCGCCGCCTCGGCTTACGGCGCGCACGTAGAGCAGGGCCGGCGGCTGGGACTGGACCGGGTTGTGCCCAAGGGCCTAGCGGGACTCATGATGCGAGCGGTGGATGTAGTGCCTCTGGCTGGTGACTATGCGGTAAGCGTTGCGGAGAATACAGCCATTCTAATTGGTGAAAAGGCGGCAGGTCTCACCGTTCCCGAGACTATCCATGAATATCAAGACAGCCGCAAGGGCTTCTTGGCGGGGTATGTGCTGCATACGCTGGATGCGCTGGACGAGGCTGCCAAAGCTCCGCTAAGTGGGATGATGGGGTGGCGCGAGCGCGTTCAGCAGCGTCTTACCGAAAACGATTGGCTCACAAAAGACGGCTTTAGCTTGCAGCGGGCAATGCTGCGTGCGCAAACTCAGGCACAATACAACCACACCCTTGCCGACTAAGCTATATTGAAAAAAGTAACAGAATATGGCACAGTAGTGGGATGTCCAATCTTGAAGCCCAGATAGAACTACTCAGAACAACTGGCAATCAATTCTCTGATGAAGAAAGACACTCAAGGCGCCTTGCCTTGCCCGGTGTGTACCTGGAAGGCGATGACGGACCCGAACCCGCCCTGTATGACAGCGTGATAGTACCGGCTATTCCATACCTTATTGCCCCATCCGAAGAGGTGCATGAAGCCCTAGAAGCTATCCGTCCAGGCCGTGCAACCGATCAAAACCCAGATGACTTTATAGAAAAGACCTTCAATCGTAAGGGGGTTCTGATAGGTTTTTCAGGGTATGGGACTGGCTCGGACCCTATAAAAAAGTATGAGTATAGCGCTGAGCACGATGGCTTGCAGGCACTTTTTGCACATTGTAGGACAGCCGGCATATCGATAGATGGTGTGATAGACGGTGCCACTGGCTATGGCGTACCAGGACTCAGCGGCACTTTGGCCGAGAAGCAAGGGCTGATCACCACTGGTTTTGCGCCCCTGGAAAGTCTGCGTGGTGCGGCTATGCGTCACAAATATGGTGTGGTCGGCAAGGTATTTGGTGATGAGGCTCAGGCCCTTGGCGGAACCCCGGATATATTGGTAGCCATGGGTGGCGGGCCCAATGCCCAAA from Verrucomicrobiia bacterium includes the following:
- a CDS encoding cation diffusion facilitator family transporter — translated: MKRRPVTTKRVLLTSLFVDTLDVLINITVAVITGSVVMLAEAMEGLADLAAVGMLLIGFKRSKKRSNRTYPFGYGKEQYFWALMSTFLIIGVTASLSFYFGLHAFLNPEPVKNVTFAYVVLIFAVCTNGYALQLSLHKLAGQRPWRHLPKLFFESSSVAPKTTIVLDAMGTLAALFGLTSLIIYGITDNARFDGVGAMSIGVMLFVLALVLIFTTKGWVTGRSAPLETEQLIREATLKSPEVQSVLDLRTMMLGSDKLLANMEIHLQDDLTTDKIEKIIDQIKRRVRKAVPDEVHVNVEPETPPKKRIPKNT
- a CDS encoding helix-turn-helix domain-containing protein; the encoded protein is MNHDTATVHEYFAKLGLDPEVANIYLALQEHGPQSLLQLSRNAKVERTRIYRLLDSLKEHYLIEEEELYKRKLYKAAPLTNLQILLSKREQQLLDLQAEMLRLHESAPTAESSVKTHVQFYQGEDGFRQMLWNQTNSTSENLTLLYENMQSKTNAAFFKRWVEKCNSKGLTSRSIVGNHFLSTQQAWYSQHQNERLKNWQGRQISDDVFAIRHSTVIYNDVVAYYDWKKNDIYGIEIYNQHIADGQRQIFELLWKLSKEYDDSALTA
- a CDS encoding glycosyltransferase family 2 protein gives rise to the protein MTTLTIIVPAYNEADGLAKTLDSLLAQTVPADRIIVVNDYSTDDTLKIATLYAKRGIEVLTPPQNLGSKAKAQNFVLPHVDTDLVLPIDGDTTLDPDYVEKLLPFFDDPLVSVASGCVLTQRQESLWEKARQLEYLFGFHFYRSIQQSVNSITVCSGCCTVFRREFLVEGFPETTLTEDIYYTWNQHIAGRKAVYVHDAIARAAEPVNFMYMNKQLKRWKCGWFHGFRLQFWQLAKNKPMVALWAMLQFLETSLAPVVIALPFVAYFAWDVSLIEVILWWLLGDLITFWPPVIYGCWKRKYPLWRAIVSYPTWYMLKAINVRWDVHMCVREMILVPLGLRKPFTVYERGKA
- a CDS encoding GNAT family N-acetyltransferase, producing MKSNKQPDDFIFTLATDSDAHLLAGLLTDAMHYKVEHGDETWGSEDYSDKEAAELIALCPIYLVKSGAEALGTVALQTEDKSWTERPGDALYLHRIAVAASARGQNLGKRIIDWALAQTAESGRQFLRLDCDSRNAGLCAYYEKQGFNQVGTKQSTRNPNYLAALFEQSTP
- a CDS encoding glycosyltransferase; this translates as MKSFISAVLGCVHTILIVGVLAALIYYFYFGHDDSTAEFLVWKFLIVTLLTDFLYTVLHLFRRPAPQRDISFDPAKLSIVIACYNGQDIIGKTIENCLRHVPAQQIIVVSDASTDNTAEVAQSYGVRVSVNRRNINKAFSISSVMKHITTDYVLILDDDTLVGDIVIPTSLLDEGYSAVAFNVMPMSHPTLVNKLQQFEYRKSMFFGKSLRAESGAIGNISGAIGLYRTSDLVFQANMHSGQFGGEDQQRTALVHIYGKGKGVTYSDQVVLTEPPATPKALFRQRAFRWNLSLPELFSIYGRILFSPRHHYLLKIEKAYQVFLYTTDPFRVTFMWASLLYPRKLVVFYIFYSLLSTAVWLKLERRDPFWVVLLFPLYRQAETVCRLIAHFYWLKIKFIYLFREKFHKYVTGRKVAFEYSLVFVIICVVWVVSTVRSTSRISVMRTNSKQPVATEAPPDIIIDRKTAESDIDRYGTIDTEPQLKPVKEPNIP